Proteins from one Poseidonibacter antarcticus genomic window:
- a CDS encoding CvpA family protein, which yields MQDLNIFDIVIIGITLILGLKGLFRGLIKEVFGIIGIIGAIFVASRTAADIGNLIAPFLALENQTTINLIGFIVGLIGFWLIVYVLGIIVSKIFSASGLGVFDRIFGFIFGAAKVFLIFSVIAYALYQVQSFKKAIDDKTSNSMVIPHLISVGSYIIKLDTSSITTNIEKTVDTVVDSAKKASSGENSSVKEIKNNIKETKKEISNSVENTINDVKKSVQEEVVKEVEDSVSNTKNITEEQINTVKEKLQSIVNKTEENK from the coding sequence ATAATTGGTATTACGCTAATTCTAGGACTTAAAGGACTATTTAGAGGCTTAATAAAAGAAGTTTTTGGAATTATTGGAATTATTGGTGCAATTTTTGTAGCATCAAGAACAGCAGCTGATATTGGTAATTTAATAGCACCATTTTTAGCACTTGAAAACCAAACTACGATTAATTTAATTGGTTTTATTGTTGGCTTAATTGGTTTTTGGCTTATTGTTTACGTATTAGGAATAATTGTTAGTAAAATATTCTCAGCTAGTGGATTGGGTGTATTTGATAGAATTTTTGGATTTATATTTGGTGCTGCAAAAGTGTTTTTAATTTTTTCAGTTATTGCTTATGCTTTATATCAAGTACAATCTTTCAAAAAAGCAATTGATGATAAAACTTCAAATTCTATGGTTATCCCTCATTTAATAAGTGTTGGTTCTTATATTATTAAACTTGACACAAGTTCAATTACTACAAATATTGAGAAAACTGTTGATACTGTTGTAGATAGTGCAAAGAAAGCTAGTTCTGGTGAGAATTCTTCTGTAAAAGAGATTAAAAATAATATTAAAGAAACTAAAAAAGAAATTTCAAATAGCGTAGAAAACACTATAAATGATGTTAAAAAATCTGTTCAAGAAGAAGTAGTAAAAGAAGTTGAAGATTCAGTTTCAAATACCAAAAATATAACAGAAGAACAAATTAATACAGTAAAAGAAAAATTACAAAGCATAGTAAATAAAACAGAAGAAAATAAATAA